The genomic interval CAACCGGCTTAATGATCTAAGGGGTAAGGTGGCATTTAATTATCAAACCCATGAGGAACTGCATGAGAATTATCAGTTACGAAGTGATCTTTATCGCAGCACACCTTCCATCTATCCCACCTTCGGGAGAATATCTTCAAGATATGGCAACAGGCGTCATCCTGTAACCAATAAAAAAGATTTTCATTACGGTGTAGACCTTGCTAATAAAGTGGGAACACCGGTATATGCCACAGCATCAGGCAAGGTGACGGTGACTACGCGAACCGCAATGATGGGAAGATACATAAAAGTTGCCCATGATTTCGGCTTTGAGACGATTTATGGTCATTTAAACAAGATACTGGTGAAGAAAGGTCAGGAAGTGGAAAAGGGACAAATTATTGGCCGCATGGGAAATACGGGAGATTCTACAGGACCACATCTTCACTATGAAGTGCACAGATATAACCGTTACCGTAACCCAGCCAAATATTTCATTCAGGAAAGAGAAGATATAGCTTTATCAAAATAGGGGAATTAATGAGCCAAGACAGGATGTTACTGAAAAGAGATATAAAAGAGAAAAAAGAATTAGTAAATATAGAGATGGATCGGTTTTTACCTCGCAAGGATGAATATCCCAAGCAGATACACAAAGCGATCCGTCACACGCTTTTTGCTGGTGGCAAACGTCTGCGTCCCTATTTATTATTGCATACTTACCAGCTTTTTGGAATAGAAACTGATAAGATATTACCAGTAGCAGCAGCTTTGGAAATGCTGCACACATATACTTTGATCCATGATGATCTGCCGGATATAGATAATGATGATTACCGCAGAGGCAAAAAGACATGTCATGTGCTGTATGGAGCAGATATAGCGTTGCTGGCTGGAGATGCATTGCTCATTAATGCCATTGAATCTATCAATAATGCAGAAATAAATGACAAGCTGAAATTACTGTTATTGCGTGAATTCTGCCAGGAAACAGGGCATCGGGGTTTGATCGCGGGACAGATGGTTGATATTGAGTCCGAAGGCAAAAATATTGATGA from Candidatus Stygibacter australis carries:
- a CDS encoding M23 family metallopeptidase; this encodes MSMKFEEGTDLRLKLSLRKNMLIAVSITVLLLVVLIVSGVIYIYHGYGDMRKSYLVMEENSLLKDKITSLNCEIDSIMIRLELMQNWEDDIRSRENFKEINKEVRKMGIGGLPQIDNELSLSDPKANLEYNLLVNRLNDLRGKVAFNYQTHEELHENYQLRSDLYRSTPSIYPTFGRISSRYGNRRHPVTNKKDFHYGVDLANKVGTPVYATASGKVTVTTRTAMMGRYIKVAHDFGFETIYGHLNKILVKKGQEVEKGQIIGRMGNTGDSTGPHLHYEVHRYNRYRNPAKYFIQEREDIALSK
- a CDS encoding polyprenyl synthetase family protein, whose product is MSQDRMLLKRDIKEKKELVNIEMDRFLPRKDEYPKQIHKAIRHTLFAGGKRLRPYLLLHTYQLFGIETDKILPVAAALEMLHTYTLIHDDLPDIDNDDYRRGKKTCHVLYGADIALLAGDALLINAIESINNAEINDKLKLLLLREFCQETGHRGLIAGQMVDIESEGKNIDEKTLNYIHKNKTGRLINLAIRFGCILGKASEADTENMRIFGEKIGLAFQIIDDILDIEGDQETLGKSTGKDTQQKKATYPSINGLEESRTEAEKLIEDARARLERYGEKAIYLDHLAEFLLTRKY